One genomic window of Ciona intestinalis chromosome 7, KH, whole genome shotgun sequence includes the following:
- the LOC108949594 gene encoding low-density lipoprotein receptor-related protein-like produces the protein MKDGVRLIGRYTTAMKCNGFNDCGDWSDEKDCFSGCGKKNLSDACFPRVCDCQRDQGVCMKNGIRLRGRYSDWMKCDGFNDCGDWSDENDCISECDTVNHKPCDCFFNGTCDRKDKVYFWPCYQSLYACDGWNYCGDWSDERGCNFTCGRDEFQCDCDKNGQGCPIGSDYISHCYKQSDICDGYPLCTDWSDEKNCTCEPGQLKCGCMLNSTNCTSNLGCVDVNYLLDGYGRCEDKSDEACQIKCVKYAKTLSQGYDKYDTKCGEVFHCRNETELEYLKALNRTVKRDLNCIPMQSYSSVSQTFLDPEWWCIEDYYSKVGLQRCEDKGFVIAPNFCNGKTDCGDGSDEMYDVPGFKCRAKSEYFQLKQSCVLPQINLYNNNSYCEDGSDNCFVDGKLKCFRCLDGKLMISGKQVCDGVIDCYDLSDECLCQDQTLCDDVLGQFQKSCHSNEIICNGVCMKTNEVVCNNSIYCNDSLNNKFCMKSKMNQQKGSGHIVCSVDKNNRIYKNATMCDGIPECYNREDECDVGCPNQTQHFCDVDVNCHKLKLTPVWENSGAISLSAREYCDGRPAVDEQGASRVCGFGFDEVNCTERFYCTNSTKDAVSIKQDLVCDGVHDCKDGSDELESLCQYSRFYCLNKQPLSVERSRVENGFKDCSDGSDECPANSNKTSVFSSPFEMIGNPVFRAFFWVMGIVCLVGNGGVFLHTVLSLLRPDLTQIKASLHWFVLNLSISDFLMGVYLVAISSKGVEYSGRYCYHDAEWRTSNHCSGFGSLTIISSEVSALTMAVMATFRLISVYEPFKMTHVKWVTFVMPTVAAWIVGILLGILPLLNLKSGYFVASVWFPNYFYSKQVISKQEMYLLYNNITRLTDGTPSVLQNWADVKRKIAETFRELEMKAEFGYFGETSVCMPKLFSHVGSEAWEYSTALICINFFLFIYMVACYLFMYKRSTKMKFDAQRSNKLQKTISLLILTNFCCWIPICIMAFVSLSGVQLDRIVYVISAGVLLPINSVINPIIYSDVLTIVVRKITK, from the exons ATGAAGGATGGGGTTCGTTTAATAGGGCGGTACACCACGGCTATGAAATGTAACGGTTTTAATGATTGTGGGGATTGGAGTGATGAAAAAGACTGCTTCAGTGGATGTGGGAAAAAGAACCTATCTGATGCAT GTTTTCCACGTGTATGCGATTGCCAAAGGGACCAAGGAGTTTGTATGAAAAACGGGATTCGTTTAAGGGGGCGTTACAGCGATTGGATGAAGTGTGACGGTTTCAATGATTGTGGGGACTGGAGCGACGAAAATGACTGTATTAGTGAATGTGACACAGTAAATCATAAGCCGTGTGATTGCTTTTTTAATGGGACTTGCGATCGTAAAGACAAAGTGTATTTCTGGCCGTGTTACCAAAGTTTGTATGCCTGTGATGGATGGAACTATTGCGGAGATTGGAGCGATGAAAGAGGGTGTAACTTCACGTGTGGCAGGGATGAATTTCAATGCGACTGCGACAAAAATGGACAAGGGTGTCCTATTGGCTCTGATTATATCTCGCACTGTTATAAACAAAGCGATATATGCGATGGTTATCCTCTTTGTACGGACTGGTCGGACGAAAAGAATTGTACATGCGAGCCTGGGCAGTTAAAATGCGGGTGCATGCTAAACTCAACGAACTGCACTTCTAACTTAGGATGTGTAGATGTGAACTATCTTCTGGATGGATACGGTAGATGCGAAGATAAATCTGACGAAGCTTGTCAAATAAAGTGCGTGAAATATGCCAAAACATTGTCTCAAGGTTACGATAAATACGACACAAAATGTGGAGAAGTTTTTCATTGTAGAAATGAGACGGAACTCGAATACCTTAAAGCACTTAACCGAACTGTTAAGCGAGATCTGAATTGTATTCCTATGCAATCATACTCAAGTGTGAGCCAGACGTTTCTTGACCCAGAGTGGTGGTGTATTGAAGATTATTACTCCAAGGTCGGCTTGCAACGATGTGAAGATAAGGGCTTCGTCATCGCCCCTAATTTCTGTAACGGAAAAACAGACTGCGGCGACGGAAGTGACGAAATGTATGACGTACCAGGGTTTAAATGCAGGGCAAAGAGCGAATATTTCCAGCTCAAGCAATCGTGTGTTCTTCCACAAATTAATCTTTACAACAACAACTCGTACTGCGAAGATGGCTCAGATAATTGCTTCGTTGATGgaaagttaaaatgttttcgtTGTTTGGATGGAAAGTTGATGATTTCAGGCAAGCAAGTTTGCGATGGAGTAATAGATTGCTATGATTTATCCGACGAATGTTTGTGCCAGGACCAAACTTTGTGTGATGACGTTTTGGGTCAGTTCCAAAAGAGCTGTCACTCAAACGAAATCATTTGCAATGGCGTTTGCATGAAAACCAATGAAGTTGTATGCAACAATTCCATATATTGTAACGACAGTTTGAACAACAAGTTCTGCATGAAATCTAAAATGAATCAACAAAAAGGGAGCGGGCATATAGTTTGTAGCGTGGACAAAAATAATCGGATCTATAAGAATGCAACCATGTGCGACGGCATTCCAGAATGCTACAATCGAGAAGATGAGTGTGACGTAGGATGCCCGAATCAAACACAGCACTTCTGTGACGTCGATGTAAATTGTCATAAGCTGAAACTGACACCTGTGTGGGAAAATAGTGGAGCCATATCACTCTCTGCGAGAGAATACTGCGACGGTCGGCCTGCGGTTGATGAACAAGGGGCAAGTCGTGTTTGCGGGTTCGGGTTTGACGAAGTGAACTGCACTGAACGATTTTACTGCACGAATTCGACTAAAGATGCTGTAAGTataaaacaagatttggtTTGCGATGGTGTGCATGATTGTAAAGATGGTTCAGATGAATTAGAATCGCTGTGTCAGTATTCCCGCTTCTACTGCCTCAACAAGCAACCTCTCTCTGTGGAAAGAAGCCGAGTTGAAAATGGATTCAAAGATTGTAGTGATGGCAGCGACGAATGCCCGGCAAACAGTAATAAAACCTCCGTATTCTCATCCCCATTTGAAATGATTGGTAATCCAGTGTTCAGGGCATTTTTCTGGGTCATGGGAATTGTATGTTTGGTTGGGAATGGTGGAGTCTTTCTTCACACGGTGCTTTCACTATTAAGACCAGATCTCACTCAAATTAAAGCTTCTCTACATTGGTTTGTACTCAACCTGTCAATATCAGATTTCTTGATGGGCGTCTACTTGGTTGCAATATCGAGCAAAGGAGTCGAGTACTCGGGTAGATATTGCTACCATGATGCTGAATGGCGAACCAGCAATCATTGTTCGGGTTTCGGTTCACTAACGATCATTTCATCTGAAGTTTCAGCTCTTACTATGGCGGTGATGGCTACGTTTCGATTAATTTCTGTTTATGAACCATTTAAGATGACGCATGTCAAATGGGTGACGTTTGTCATGCCAACAGTAGCAGCGTGGATTGTTGGGATTCTACTTGGAATATTGCCacttctaaatttaaaatctggcTACTTTGTTGCCAGCGTTTGGTTTCCAAATTATTTCTATTCTAAGCAAGTAATCAGCAAGCAGGAAATGTATTTACTGTACAACAACATAACACGGCTGACCGACGGGACCCCTTCTGTGCTCCAGAATTGGGCTGATGTAAAGCGGAAGATTGCTGAAACATTTCGGGAACTCGAGATGAAAGCGGAGTTTGGATATTTCGGCGAAACAAGCGTCTGCATGCCCAAGTTGTTCTCCCATGTTGGTTCGGAGGCTTGGGAGTATTCCACAGCATTAATCTGCATTAACTTTTTCTTATTCATCTACATGGTTGCATGCTACTTGTTTATGTATAAACGGAGTACAAAAATGAAATTCGACGCTCAAAGGAGCAACAAGCTACAGAAGACTATATCCCTTCTTATCCTCACCAACTTTTGTTGTTGGATTCCAATCTGTATCATGGCTTTTGTGAGCTTGTCTGGCGTCCAACTTGACCGAATCGTGTACGTCATCAGCGCTGGGGTGTTGCTTCCTATAAACAGCGTCATCAACCCGATCATTTATTCTGACGTATTGACGATTGTGGTTcgcaaaataacaaaataa